The DNA sequence GCGTGACCTGCTCTATGTGCTGGCTCCGGCGCCCAACACCGAGGTCGGCACCGTGGACTGGGATGCCGCGGGACCCGGTTACGTCGACCAGATGCTCAGCGCCGTGCGGGGACGGATGCCCGGTGTCGCGGAGGACGCCGAGGTGCTGCACGTCGTCACCCCGACCGACTGGGCCCGGCAGGGCATGGCCGCCGGTTCGCCGTTCGCGTTGGCGCACACCTTCGCCCAGACCGGGCCGTTCCGCCCGGCCAACACCGTCCGCGGCATCGACAACGTCGTGCTCGCGGGCTCATCGACGGTCCCCGGTGTCGGGGTTCCGACGGCGATCCTGTCCGGCCGGTTGGCCGCCGACCGGATCACCGGTGTCGTTGCCCCTCGCCCCACATCAGAGGTGAACCGCTCATGATCAGCACCGAGCTCGACGCCGCCGGCGTACGCGAACCGTCGCTGCGCGCGGCGTATCAGCACTGTCGCACCGTGAACGCCCAGCACGGCAAGACGTTCTTCCTGGCCACCCGGCTGCTCGCGCCGCGTCAGCGGCCTGCCGTGCATGCGTTGTACGGGTTCGCCCGCGGCGCGGATGACATCCTCGACGACTTCGACGCGCGCACCAACGAGGAACGCGCCGACCAACTGCAGCAGCTGTCCACCCGGCTGTTCAACAGCCTGGTCGAAAACCGTTCCGGTGACGACAATCCGACGTTGACGGCAGTGGTGGACACTGCCCGCAAGTACGACATCGGCTGGGATCTGTTCGACGACTTCCTGGCGTCGATGCGGATGGATCTGACCGTGACCGACTACCCGGACCGCAAGTCGCTCGAGCGCTACATGTACGGCTCGGCCGAGGTGATCGGACTGCAGCTGCTGCCCGTGCTGGGGACGGTCGGGCCCCGCGAGGAGGCCGCCCCGTACGCTGCGGCGCTGGGAAAGGCGTTCCAGCTGACCAACTTCCTGCGCGACATCGACGAGGACCTGTCCCGCGGTCGCGTGTATCTTCCGGCAGACGAGCTGGCCGCCCACGGGGTGGACCGCGACATGCTCGAGTGGTGCCACACCAACCGGCGCACCGACCAGAAGGTGCGTGCCGCGCTGGCCGAACAGCACGCCATCACACGCGCGGTCTATGAGCAGGCTCGCCCCGGCATCGACACGCTGGCGCCGAGTTCGCGTCCGTGCGTGGCCGCTGCGCTGACGCTGTACTCCGGCATCCTGGCGCGCATCGAGGCAATCGATTTCGAGATCTTCGGCCGCCGGGCGACGGTGAGCAAGCCGCGACGGTTGGCGGTCGCGGTGGCGGGTATCGGCAGGGCGTGGGCGAACCGTATCCGGTATGGAAGTGTGTGACGGGTGGATCGCCGGCCGTACCTGATTCCGAAGACCGCAGGAGCGTGGCGGTGACCCCGGACGGGGTGGACCGGCACAGGCAGACGCTGCCGGGAGCGCCGGGGCCGTCGGCGGTGCCCGCCGGATCGCCGCGCCCGCGGGTGGTCGTGGTCGGCGGCGGCATCGCCGGGCTGGCCGCAGCGACGGGGCTGGCCGAACGGGGCGTGGTGGTCGACGTCGTCGAAGCGCAGAACTACCTGGGCGGACGGGTCGGCGGCTGGCCCGACACCCTCACCGACGGGTCGTCGGCGGCGATGAACCGGGGCTTTCACGCGTTCTTCCGGCAGTACTACAACCTGCGGGCCCTGTTGCGGCGCAGCGACGCCGGCCTCACCGCACTGAGCCCGGTCGACGACTATCCGTTGATCGACGGGCAGGGACGCGTCGACACGTTCCGCGGGCTGCCGACCGCACCGCCGTGGAACGCGCTGGTGTTCGCGCTGCGCAGTCCCACCTTCCGGCTGCGGGATCTGCTGTCCCTGGACGCCAAGGCCGCCGCACCGCTGGCGGCGGTGTCGGTGCCGCAGACCTACGAGCTACTCGACGACCGAGATGCGGCAACGTTTCTGCGCGACATCAACTTTCCCGAGGCGGCGCGCCATCTCGCGTTCGAGGTGTTCGCCCGCAGCTTCTTCGCGCGGCCCGAGGCGTTGTCGGCGGGCGAGTTGGTCACGATGTTCCACATCTACTTCCTCGGTTCCAGCGAAGGGCTGATCTTTGACGTCGCGAACGCCAACTTCGATGTGGCGCTGTGGAATCCGCTGAAGTCCTATCTGCAGGACCGCGGGGTGGAGTTCCACACCGGGGTCCGGGTCGACACCGTTGCCGTGGACGGGGACGTGGTGGTCACGAGTACGACGGGCCGCTCGTTCACCGCCGACGCGGTGGTGCTGGCCACCGACGTGCCGGGGTTGCGGCGCATCGTGGCCGCCTCCCCGGGCTTGGGTGACGCGCAGTGGCGCGACCGCGTCGCGGCCCTGCAGACCGCACCGCCGTTCGTGGTGCTGCGGTTGTGGCTGGACCGGCCGGTCCGCGCCGATCGTGCCCCGTTTGTCGGGACAGGAGGCCGTGAACCCCTGGACAATGTCAGTGTGGTCAGTCGCTATGAAGCCCAGGCCCGCCAGTGGGCCGCGCGCACCGGCGGCTCGGTGGTCGAGCTGCACGCCTATTCGGTGTCCGACGAGGACGGCGACGACATGGTGCGCGAGGCGCTGTTGAAGCGGATGTACGAGCTGTATCCGGAGACGGTCGACGCGACGATCGTCGACGAGCGGTTGCTGCGCCGCGCCGACTGCCCCCGATTCGCGCCCGGCGACTTCGCCGACCGGCCCACGGTCACGACCCCCGACCCGCGGGTGGTGTTGGCCGGAGACGGGATTCGCATCGATCTGCCGGTGGCGTTGATGGAGCGGGCGGCCACGACCGGGTGGAGCGCGGCCAACCATCTGCTCGGCGGTTTCGGGCTGGCCGGGCATGCGCTGCAGACCGTGCCCAACCGGGGCCGCTCGAGGCTGCTGCGACGACTGGCCGGTTCGACGACGGGGGCGAGATGAGCACGGGAACCGGGTGGCGTGACCGGCTGAAGAAGGCGTGGCCGTTCGAGATCCTCGCGCCGGCGGAGTGGGCGGCCCAGACACCGACCTGGCAGGACGCCAACCCGGCGGTCATCCGCGCGGCGCTGTCGCGCGCCCAGCGCCGACCGGGCGGCAACTGGTCCGTTTTCGCGGCGAGCTCGTCGATCGGCGAGAAACCGTTCGGGACCTCGGTGGCCGGCCACGACGTGGTGGCGTGGCGCAAAACCGACGGCACGCTGGTGGTGGCTCCGCGCGCCTGCCCGCACCTCGGTGCCGACCTGGCGTTGGCGCCGGTGGACTGCGGCGAGCTGGTGTGTCCGTGGCACGGGTTGCGGCTCGGTCAGCGCCGGCACGGCACCTGGAAGCCGTTCACCGCCCACGACGACGGCGTGTTGTGCTGGGTCCGCCTCGACGACACCGCCGAGGTCACCCCGGCCGAGGAGCCG is a window from the Mycolicibacterium poriferae genome containing:
- a CDS encoding phytoene/squalene synthase family protein: MISTELDAAGVREPSLRAAYQHCRTVNAQHGKTFFLATRLLAPRQRPAVHALYGFARGADDILDDFDARTNEERADQLQQLSTRLFNSLVENRSGDDNPTLTAVVDTARKYDIGWDLFDDFLASMRMDLTVTDYPDRKSLERYMYGSAEVIGLQLLPVLGTVGPREEAAPYAAALGKAFQLTNFLRDIDEDLSRGRVYLPADELAAHGVDRDMLEWCHTNRRTDQKVRAALAEQHAITRAVYEQARPGIDTLAPSSRPCVAAALTLYSGILARIEAIDFEIFGRRATVSKPRRLAVAVAGIGRAWANRIRYGSV
- a CDS encoding FAD-dependent oxidoreductase, with translation MAVTPDGVDRHRQTLPGAPGPSAVPAGSPRPRVVVVGGGIAGLAAATGLAERGVVVDVVEAQNYLGGRVGGWPDTLTDGSSAAMNRGFHAFFRQYYNLRALLRRSDAGLTALSPVDDYPLIDGQGRVDTFRGLPTAPPWNALVFALRSPTFRLRDLLSLDAKAAAPLAAVSVPQTYELLDDRDAATFLRDINFPEAARHLAFEVFARSFFARPEALSAGELVTMFHIYFLGSSEGLIFDVANANFDVALWNPLKSYLQDRGVEFHTGVRVDTVAVDGDVVVTSTTGRSFTADAVVLATDVPGLRRIVAASPGLGDAQWRDRVAALQTAPPFVVLRLWLDRPVRADRAPFVGTGGREPLDNVSVVSRYEAQARQWAARTGGSVVELHAYSVSDEDGDDMVREALLKRMYELYPETVDATIVDERLLRRADCPRFAPGDFADRPTVTTPDPRVVLAGDGIRIDLPVALMERAATTGWSAANHLLGGFGLAGHALQTVPNRGRSRLLRRLAGSTTGAR